CCAAATGGCCTTGTTCGACTGGTCGTCGAGGAAGTTCCGGTCGAACGTCCGCTCGCAATACTTCTTCCATTCCGTGGCCATCCACGTGGGCAGATGCACGCCGTTCGTGACGTAGCCCACATGCAGCTCCTCGGGGAAATAGCCCTTCCACACGGGGGCGAACATCTTGCGGGAGACGATGCCGTGGAGGTAGCTGACGCCGTTGGCCTCCTGACAGGTATTGAGGGCGAAGGTGCTCATGCAGAACTTCTCCGGGGTGCCGGGATTGGTGCGGCCCATGTCGATAAAGTCCTGCCAGCTGATGCCGAGCTTGTCGGGGAACTCGCTCATGTATTTGCCGAAGAGCGACTCCTCGAAGTAGTCGTGGCCGGCGGGCACGGGCGTGTGCACCGTATATAAGGAAGAGGCGCGCACCACCTCTAAAGCCTCGTTGAAGTCGAGCTTCTCGTTGTGGATATAGTCCACGAGTCGCTGCACATTGATCAGCGCCGCGTGACCCTCGTTGCAGTGATAAACCTGCTGCTTGATGCCGAGTTTGTTCAGGAGCAGGATGCCGCCGATACCCAGCAGGTATTCCTGCTTCATGCGGTTCTCCCAGTCGCCACCGTAGAGTTGATGCGTAATGGAGCGGTCCCACTCGCTGTTTTCGGGGATGTCGGTGTCCATCAGATAGAGGGGCACGCGGCCGACGCTCACCTTCCAGACGTGTGCATAAACCGTGCGGCCGGGGTAGGGCACTTCGAGCACGAAAGGTTGATTCGTACCCTCCATCACCTGCTCCAGCGGCAGGGTGGTGAAGTTTTGCGGCTCATAGTTGGCTATCTGTTGGCCGTCCATAGCCAGCGTCTGGGTGAAATAACCATAGCGGTAGAGGAAGCCGACGGCCGTGAGATCCACGTGGCTGTCGCTGGCCTCCTTGAGGTAGTCACCGGCCAGCACACCGAGGCCGCCGGAGTAAATCTTGAGCACGTTCGTCAGGCCGTATTCCATGCTGAAATAGGCGATTGAGGGCTTCGACGTGTCGGGCGCTTCGGCCATGTAATCCTTGAATTGCTGATAGACGCAGTCGATTTTCATCATCAGCTCATTGTCGGCCAGTATCTCATCGATCCGTCGCTGGGGCAGTTCTTGGAGCAGCAGCACGGGGTTACCCTCGGTAGACTTCCACAAGTCGGGAGAGATCTCACCGAAAAGTTTAGCCCCTTCGTAGTGCCACACCCACCAGAGGTTGCTGGCTATTTCATACAAAGGGGATAATTGCTTCGGGAGTTTGGAGTGAGAATAGATGTCTCTCCAGATCGGCTCGTTGGATTGTTTCGATTGAATTTTCGTCATATGTAATGCACTTTGATTGAGTTAGACGCCGCAAAGGTAGAGGGAATTGGCCCCGCAGGCAAAAAGGCGTCGCACACGAGGCGAGAGGGGGCCAAACGCCTCCATCAAATCGCTGTCCTCGTCAGGCGAGGCTCCATCATCTGCACCGAAGCCACGGTCCGGGTCGGGTAAAGCCCCGCCAGCCGACACGAAGCCACGATCCGAGTCAGGGAAGGGCCCGCCAGCCGCCCCGAAGCCACGGTCCGGGTCGGATAAAGCCCCGCCAGCCGACACGAAGCCACGGTTCAGGTCGGGTAAAGCCTCGCCAGCCGACACGAAGCCACGGTCTGGGTCAAGGAAAGGCCACCAGTTGAAATTCTACCGTTGTCTCACATTGATCGGGAATTAAATGGTCACTTTTTATACCTGAGAATATGTCTTAGCTATAAAACAGTCGCCAGTTTATAGTGATAAAATCTATTGGGTTATAAAAAGTCACTCGTTTATTCTGAATAAAAATGATTGGTATCTATTTGGTGACTTTTTTATACCCAATAAATTCTCTTGGATATAAAAGAGCAACAATTTATTAGTCTACGAGATTTATCCAGTATAAAAAGGCCACCATTTAATTCCTGATCATTTTTGCTCCATGATAAAAAGTCACTTTTTCATTTTTGAGTAAAGCTGTTCAGTATAAAAAAGTGACTTGCTATTTATCAGGTAAAGGAAGACAATGCGGATAATCCAGCTGTGGGGACATACCGGTAAGAGGGTAACGGCATCGGGTGGAGTGACGGGGCTTTCTGCACTTCGGGTAACCCGAATTTGTCGCCCGACAGGACTTTCCGGGCCGTGGACAAGGCCTTCACAGGCACGGTTTGGGTTGCGCGGGCGAAAAGCCGTCCTTTGCGCCAAACAATTTCACGATCAAGATTATGAACAGAATAAAAATAGGTGACAAGGTGCGCTTCCTCAACAGTGTGGGCGGGGGCGTGGTGAAGGCTTTGAAGGATAAGCAGACGGTGATGGTGGAGGATGAAAATGGATTCGACTACCCTGTGCTCGTGAGCGAATGCGTTGTGGTGGACGACGGGAAGCGACCGGCGGCGGGCGGTGCAACGCGACCGACGGCTCCGGAGCCTCCGCGGTCGGAGCCGGCTCAGCCTCGGCCGGCGGCCTATCGTCCGGAGGAGACGCCGGACGGCGAGTGCCTGAACGTGAGCCTGGCCTACCTGCCGATCGACCCGAAGAACCTGGTCGAGAGTGGCTATGAGGCGTACCTGATCAACGAGAGCAATTACGAGCTTTCCTATAGTTATATGTCTGCCTCGAACCGCAGCTGGACGCTCCGCGCCGGGGGGACGGTGGAGCCGAACACGCGGATCTTCCTCGAGGAATTCGGCAAGGAGCAGCTCGGGGATCTGGAGCGGCTCTGCGTGCAGCTGATCGCCTTCAAGCGGGGGCGGCCGTTTGGGCTGAAGAACGCCATCTCGG
The sequence above is drawn from the Tannerella serpentiformis genome and encodes:
- the glgP gene encoding alpha-glucan family phosphorylase, translating into MTKIQSKQSNEPIWRDIYSHSKLPKQLSPLYEIASNLWWVWHYEGAKLFGEISPDLWKSTEGNPVLLLQELPQRRIDEILADNELMMKIDCVYQQFKDYMAEAPDTSKPSIAYFSMEYGLTNVLKIYSGGLGVLAGDYLKEASDSHVDLTAVGFLYRYGYFTQTLAMDGQQIANYEPQNFTTLPLEQVMEGTNQPFVLEVPYPGRTVYAHVWKVSVGRVPLYLMDTDIPENSEWDRSITHQLYGGDWENRMKQEYLLGIGGILLLNKLGIKQQVYHCNEGHAALINVQRLVDYIHNEKLDFNEALEVVRASSLYTVHTPVPAGHDYFEESLFGKYMSEFPDKLGISWQDFIDMGRTNPGTPEKFCMSTFALNTCQEANGVSYLHGIVSRKMFAPVWKGYFPEELHVGYVTNGVHLPTWMATEWKKYCERTFDRNFLDDQSNKAIWDPIRNVPDGEIWEIRKALKNKLIEYIKNQYRDNWLKNQGDPSKVITLMEKINPGALLIGFGRRFATYKRAHLLFTDLDRLAKIVNNDKCPIQFVFTGKAHPADGGGQGLIKHIVEISRRPEFLGKILFLENYDMRLARRLISGVDIWLNTPTRPLEASGTSGEKAEMNGVLNFSVLDGWWYEGYKEGAGWALTSQRTYDNQQYQDQLDAATIYHLLEDEIIPLYFAKNSKGYSPEWIQYIKNSMSQIAPEYTMKRMLDDYVARFYSKLAVRAARLEKSDFAEAREIAAWKREVADHWNEFEVESFDYQDDAAHPTVGEEYDIRIVIDRKGLKSMLGVEIVYTKENPENHQTELVTVAPFTLKKEVGSKLYFELHKKAAVYGHMRVGFRVYPVNPKLPHRMDFAYVRWIQP
- a CDS encoding DUF2027 domain-containing protein is translated as MNRIKIGDKVRFLNSVGGGVVKALKDKQTVMVEDENGFDYPVLVSECVVVDDGKRPAAGGATRPTAPEPPRSEPAQPRPAAYRPEETPDGECLNVSLAYLPIDPKNLVESGYEAYLINESNYELSYSYMSASNRSWTLRAGGTVEPNTRIFLEEFGKEQLGDLERLCVQLIAFKRGRPFGLKNAISVELRLDTVKFYKLHCFAPNDYFDEGAIVVPIVRNDVPERPLLIPVAELEEAMMTKAREDRRRPQPAASKPKRRDDDPVEVDLHIHQLLDDTTGMAPGDMLRYQVDRFHAVMEEYAGRKGQRIVFIHGKGEGVLRAAIEKELKTRYKSCEYQDASFREYGFGATMVKIH